Proteins from one Pongo abelii isolate AG06213 chromosome 19, NHGRI_mPonAbe1-v2.0_pri, whole genome shotgun sequence genomic window:
- the ACBD4 gene encoding acyl-CoA-binding domain-containing protein 4 isoform X5 has product MGTEKESPEPDCQKQFQAAVSVIQNLPKNGSYRPSYEEMLRFYSYYKQATMGPCLVPRPGFWDPIGRYKWDAWNSLGKMSREEAMSAYITEMKLVAQKVIDTVPLGEVAEDMFAYFEPLYQVIPDMPRPPETFLRRVTGWKEQVVNGDVGAVSEPPCLPKEPAPPSPASLWAVVTLPTPPQSPIHPGTWTPRFSVIPWSSWSLSCRFGQSSGQHLEKSVIPGTALCPPQRKRPQPRPSARPWPLGLPGPALLFFLLWPFVVQWLFRMFRTQKR; this is encoded by the exons ATGGGCACCGAGAAAGAAAGCCCAGAGCCCGACTGCCAGAAacagttccaggctgcagtgagcgtcATCCAGAACCTGCCCAAGAACG GTTCTTACCGCCCCTCCTATGAAGAGATGCTGCGATTCTACAGTTACTACAAGCAGGCCACCATGGGGCCCTGCCTGGTCCCCCGGCCCGGGTTCTGGGACCCCATTGGACGATATAAGTG GGACGCCTGGAACAGTCTGGGCAAGATGAGTAGGGAAGAGGCCATGTCTGCCTACATCACTGAAATGAAACTGGTGGCACAGAAG GTGATCGACACAGTGCCCCTGGGTGAGGTGGCAGAGGACATGTTTGCTTACTTCGAGCCCCTGTACCAGGTGATCCCTGACATGCCGAGGCCCCCAGAGACCTTCCTGAGAAGGGTCACAG GTTGGAAAGAGCAGGTTGTGAATGGAGATGTTGGGGCTGTTTCagagcctccctgcctccctaagGAACCGGCACCCCCAAGCCCAG CTTCCCTCTGGGCAGTAGTAACTCTACCAACCCCTCCACAGAGTCCCATTCACCCAGGGACCTGGACTCCGAGGTTTTCTGTGATTCCCTGGAGCAGCTGGAGCCTGAGCTG CAGGTTTGGACAGAGCAGCGGGCAGCATCTGGAGAAAAGCGTGATCCCAGGAACAGCCCTGTGCCCCCCACAGAGAAAG AGGCCGCAGCCCAGGCCCAGTGCTCGGCCATGGCCCCTTGGGCTCCCAGGGCCCGCGctgctcttcttcctcctgtGGCCCTTCGTCGTCCAGTGGCTCTTCCGAATGTTTCGGACCCAAAAGAGGTGA
- the ACBD4 gene encoding acyl-CoA-binding domain-containing protein 4 isoform X8: protein MGTEKESPEPDCQKQFQAAVSVIQNLPKNGSYRPSYEEMLRFYSYYKQATMGPCLVPRPGFWDPIGRYKWDAWNSLGKMSREEAMSAYITEMKLVAQKVIDTVPLGEVAEDMFAYFEPLYQVIPDMPRPPETFLRRVTGWKEQVVNGDVGAVSEPPCLPKEPAPPSPESHSPRDLDSEVFCDSLEQLEPELQVWTEQRAASGEKRDPRNSPVPPTEKEAAAQAQCSAMAPWAPRARAALLPPVALRRPVALPNVSDPKEVTVSGGVSAAN, encoded by the exons ATGGGCACCGAGAAAGAAAGCCCAGAGCCCGACTGCCAGAAacagttccaggctgcagtgagcgtcATCCAGAACCTGCCCAAGAACG GTTCTTACCGCCCCTCCTATGAAGAGATGCTGCGATTCTACAGTTACTACAAGCAGGCCACCATGGGGCCCTGCCTGGTCCCCCGGCCCGGGTTCTGGGACCCCATTGGACGATATAAGTG GGACGCCTGGAACAGTCTGGGCAAGATGAGTAGGGAAGAGGCCATGTCTGCCTACATCACTGAAATGAAACTGGTGGCACAGAAG GTGATCGACACAGTGCCCCTGGGTGAGGTGGCAGAGGACATGTTTGCTTACTTCGAGCCCCTGTACCAGGTGATCCCTGACATGCCGAGGCCCCCAGAGACCTTCCTGAGAAGGGTCACAG GTTGGAAAGAGCAGGTTGTGAATGGAGATGTTGGGGCTGTTTCagagcctccctgcctccctaagGAACCGGCACCCCCAAGCCCAG AGTCCCATTCACCCAGGGACCTGGACTCCGAGGTTTTCTGTGATTCCCTGGAGCAGCTGGAGCCTGAGCTG CAGGTTTGGACAGAGCAGCGGGCAGCATCTGGAGAAAAGCGTGATCCCAGGAACAGCCCTGTGCCCCCCACAGAGAAAG AGGCCGCAGCCCAGGCCCAGTGCTCGGCCATGGCCCCTTGGGCTCCCAGGGCCCGCGctgctcttcttcctcctgtGGCCCTTCGTCGTCCAGTGGCTCTTCCGAATGTTTCGGACCCAAAAGAGGTGACTGTCAGTGGAGGGGTCTCTGCAGCCAACTGA
- the ACBD4 gene encoding acyl-CoA-binding domain-containing protein 4 isoform X3: MGTEKESPEPDCQKQFQAAVSVIQNLPKNGSYRPSYEEMLRFYSYYKQATMGPCLVPRPGFWDPIGRYKWDAWNSLGKMSREEAMSAYITEMKLVAQKVIDTVPLGEVAEDMFAYFEPLYQVIPDMPRPPETFLRRVTGWKEQVVNGDVGAVSEPPCLPKEPAPPSPESHSPRDLDSEVFCDSLEQLEPELQVWTEQRAASGEKRDPRNSPVPPTEKEGLRGSPLGPQELDVWLLGTVRALRESMQEVQARVQSLESIPRPPEQRPQPRPSARPWPLGLPGPALLFFLLWPFVVQWLFRMFRTQKR, from the exons ATGGGCACCGAGAAAGAAAGCCCAGAGCCCGACTGCCAGAAacagttccaggctgcagtgagcgtcATCCAGAACCTGCCCAAGAACG GTTCTTACCGCCCCTCCTATGAAGAGATGCTGCGATTCTACAGTTACTACAAGCAGGCCACCATGGGGCCCTGCCTGGTCCCCCGGCCCGGGTTCTGGGACCCCATTGGACGATATAAGTG GGACGCCTGGAACAGTCTGGGCAAGATGAGTAGGGAAGAGGCCATGTCTGCCTACATCACTGAAATGAAACTGGTGGCACAGAAG GTGATCGACACAGTGCCCCTGGGTGAGGTGGCAGAGGACATGTTTGCTTACTTCGAGCCCCTGTACCAGGTGATCCCTGACATGCCGAGGCCCCCAGAGACCTTCCTGAGAAGGGTCACAG GTTGGAAAGAGCAGGTTGTGAATGGAGATGTTGGGGCTGTTTCagagcctccctgcctccctaagGAACCGGCACCCCCAAGCCCAG AGTCCCATTCACCCAGGGACCTGGACTCCGAGGTTTTCTGTGATTCCCTGGAGCAGCTGGAGCCTGAGCTG CAGGTTTGGACAGAGCAGCGGGCAGCATCTGGAGAAAAGCGTGATCCCAGGAACAGCCCTGTGCCCCCCACAGAGAAAG AGGGGTTGCGGGGCAGCCCGCTGGGGCCCCAGGAGTTGGATGTGTGGCTGCTGGGGACAGTTCGAGCACTACGAGAGAGCATGCAGGAGGTGCAGGCGAGGGTGCAGAGCCTGGAGAGCATACCCCGGCCCCCTGAGCAG AGGCCGCAGCCCAGGCCCAGTGCTCGGCCATGGCCCCTTGGGCTCCCAGGGCCCGCGctgctcttcttcctcctgtGGCCCTTCGTCGTCCAGTGGCTCTTCCGAATGTTTCGGACCCAAAAGAGGTGA
- the ACBD4 gene encoding acyl-CoA-binding domain-containing protein 4 isoform X7, which translates to MGTEKESPEPDCQKQFQAAVSVIQNLPKNGSYRPSYEEMLRFYSYYKQATMGPCLVPRPGFWDPIGRYKWDAWNSLGKMSREEAMSAYITEMKLVAQKVIDTVPLGEVAEDMFAYFEPLYQVIPDMPRPPETFLRRVTGWKEQVVNGDVGAVSEPPCLPKEPAPPSPASLWAVVTLPTPPQSPIHPGTWTPRFSVIPWSSWSLSCRFGQSSGQHLEKSVIPGTALCPPQRKVLSKASGMGSPSPALPPTAAQPREVIHILWTPPFGNLRRQ; encoded by the exons ATGGGCACCGAGAAAGAAAGCCCAGAGCCCGACTGCCAGAAacagttccaggctgcagtgagcgtcATCCAGAACCTGCCCAAGAACG GTTCTTACCGCCCCTCCTATGAAGAGATGCTGCGATTCTACAGTTACTACAAGCAGGCCACCATGGGGCCCTGCCTGGTCCCCCGGCCCGGGTTCTGGGACCCCATTGGACGATATAAGTG GGACGCCTGGAACAGTCTGGGCAAGATGAGTAGGGAAGAGGCCATGTCTGCCTACATCACTGAAATGAAACTGGTGGCACAGAAG GTGATCGACACAGTGCCCCTGGGTGAGGTGGCAGAGGACATGTTTGCTTACTTCGAGCCCCTGTACCAGGTGATCCCTGACATGCCGAGGCCCCCAGAGACCTTCCTGAGAAGGGTCACAG GTTGGAAAGAGCAGGTTGTGAATGGAGATGTTGGGGCTGTTTCagagcctccctgcctccctaagGAACCGGCACCCCCAAGCCCAG CTTCCCTCTGGGCAGTAGTAACTCTACCAACCCCTCCACAGAGTCCCATTCACCCAGGGACCTGGACTCCGAGGTTTTCTGTGATTCCCTGGAGCAGCTGGAGCCTGAGCTG CAGGTTTGGACAGAGCAGCGGGCAGCATCTGGAGAAAAGCGTGATCCCAGGAACAGCCCTGTGCCCCCCACAGAGAAAG GTGCTGAGTAAGGCCAGCGGGATGGGAAGTCCTAGCCCAGCTCTCCCACCTACAGCTGCACAGCCTCGGGAGGTCATCCATATTCTCTGGACTCCCCCGTTTGGAAATCTCAGAAGACAATGA
- the ACBD4 gene encoding acyl-CoA-binding domain-containing protein 4 isoform X1: MGTEKESPEPDCQKQFQAAVSVIQNLPKNGSYRPSYEEMLRFYSYYKQATMGPCLVPRPGFWDPIGRYKWDAWNSLGKMSREEAMSAYITEMKLVAQKVIDTVPLGEVAEDMFAYFEPLYQVIPDMPRPPETFLRRVTGWKEQVVNGDVGAVSEPPCLPKEPAPPSPASLWAVVTLPTPPQSPIHPGTWTPRFSVIPWSSWSLSCRFGQSSGQHLEKSVIPGTALCPPQRKRGCGAARWGPRSWMCGCWGQFEHYERACRRCRRGCRAWRAYPGPLSRGRSPGPVLGHGPLGSQGPRCSSSSCGPSSSSGSSECFGPKRGDCQWRGLCSQLRLSCCALSLPRV, encoded by the exons ATGGGCACCGAGAAAGAAAGCCCAGAGCCCGACTGCCAGAAacagttccaggctgcagtgagcgtcATCCAGAACCTGCCCAAGAACG GTTCTTACCGCCCCTCCTATGAAGAGATGCTGCGATTCTACAGTTACTACAAGCAGGCCACCATGGGGCCCTGCCTGGTCCCCCGGCCCGGGTTCTGGGACCCCATTGGACGATATAAGTG GGACGCCTGGAACAGTCTGGGCAAGATGAGTAGGGAAGAGGCCATGTCTGCCTACATCACTGAAATGAAACTGGTGGCACAGAAG GTGATCGACACAGTGCCCCTGGGTGAGGTGGCAGAGGACATGTTTGCTTACTTCGAGCCCCTGTACCAGGTGATCCCTGACATGCCGAGGCCCCCAGAGACCTTCCTGAGAAGGGTCACAG GTTGGAAAGAGCAGGTTGTGAATGGAGATGTTGGGGCTGTTTCagagcctccctgcctccctaagGAACCGGCACCCCCAAGCCCAG CTTCCCTCTGGGCAGTAGTAACTCTACCAACCCCTCCACAGAGTCCCATTCACCCAGGGACCTGGACTCCGAGGTTTTCTGTGATTCCCTGGAGCAGCTGGAGCCTGAGCTG CAGGTTTGGACAGAGCAGCGGGCAGCATCTGGAGAAAAGCGTGATCCCAGGAACAGCCCTGTGCCCCCCACAGAGAAAG AGGGGTTGCGGGGCAGCCCGCTGGGGCCCCAGGAGTTGGATGTGTGGCTGCTGGGGACAGTTCGAGCACTACGAGAGAGCATGCAGGAGGTGCAGGCGAGGGTGCAGAGCCTGGAGAGCATACCCCGGCCCCCTGAGCAG AGGCCGCAGCCCAGGCCCAGTGCTCGGCCATGGCCCCTTGGGCTCCCAGGGCCCGCGctgctcttcttcctcctgtGGCCCTTCGTCGTCCAGTGGCTCTTCCGAATGTTTCGGACCCAAAAGAGGTGACTGTCAGTGGAGGGGTCTCTGCAGCCAACTGAGACTATCTTGCTGTGCCCTGAGCCTTCCTAGGGTTTAG
- the ACBD4 gene encoding acyl-CoA-binding domain-containing protein 4 isoform X4 encodes MGTEKESPEPDCQKQFQAAVSVIQNLPKNGSYRPSYEEMLRFYSYYKQATMGPCLVPRPGFWDPIGRYKWDAWNSLGKMSREEAMSAYITEMKLVAQKVIDTVPLGEVAEDMFAYFEPLYQVIPDMPRPPETFLRRVTGWKEQVVNGDVGAVSEPPCLPKEPAPPSPESHSPRDLDSEVFCDSLEQLEPELVWTEQRAASGEKRDPRNSPVPPTEKEGLRGSPLGPQELDVWLLGTVRALRESMQEVQARVQSLESIPRPPEQRPQPRPSARPWPLGLPGPALLFFLLWPFVVQWLFRMFRTQKR; translated from the exons ATGGGCACCGAGAAAGAAAGCCCAGAGCCCGACTGCCAGAAacagttccaggctgcagtgagcgtcATCCAGAACCTGCCCAAGAACG GTTCTTACCGCCCCTCCTATGAAGAGATGCTGCGATTCTACAGTTACTACAAGCAGGCCACCATGGGGCCCTGCCTGGTCCCCCGGCCCGGGTTCTGGGACCCCATTGGACGATATAAGTG GGACGCCTGGAACAGTCTGGGCAAGATGAGTAGGGAAGAGGCCATGTCTGCCTACATCACTGAAATGAAACTGGTGGCACAGAAG GTGATCGACACAGTGCCCCTGGGTGAGGTGGCAGAGGACATGTTTGCTTACTTCGAGCCCCTGTACCAGGTGATCCCTGACATGCCGAGGCCCCCAGAGACCTTCCTGAGAAGGGTCACAG GTTGGAAAGAGCAGGTTGTGAATGGAGATGTTGGGGCTGTTTCagagcctccctgcctccctaagGAACCGGCACCCCCAAGCCCAG AGTCCCATTCACCCAGGGACCTGGACTCCGAGGTTTTCTGTGATTCCCTGGAGCAGCTGGAGCCTGAGCTG GTTTGGACAGAGCAGCGGGCAGCATCTGGAGAAAAGCGTGATCCCAGGAACAGCCCTGTGCCCCCCACAGAGAAAG AGGGGTTGCGGGGCAGCCCGCTGGGGCCCCAGGAGTTGGATGTGTGGCTGCTGGGGACAGTTCGAGCACTACGAGAGAGCATGCAGGAGGTGCAGGCGAGGGTGCAGAGCCTGGAGAGCATACCCCGGCCCCCTGAGCAG AGGCCGCAGCCCAGGCCCAGTGCTCGGCCATGGCCCCTTGGGCTCCCAGGGCCCGCGctgctcttcttcctcctgtGGCCCTTCGTCGTCCAGTGGCTCTTCCGAATGTTTCGGACCCAAAAGAGGTGA
- the ACBD4 gene encoding acyl-CoA-binding domain-containing protein 4 isoform X2, which produces MGTEKESPEPDCQKQFQAAVSVIQNLPKNGSYRPSYEEMLRFYSYYKQATMGPCLVPRPGFWDPIGRYKWDAWNSLGKMSREEAMSAYITEMKLVAQKVIDTVPLGEVAEDMFAYFEPLYQVIPDMPRPPETFLRRVTGWKEQVVNGDVGAVSEPPCLPKEPAPPSPASLWAVVTLPTPPQSPIHPGTWTPRFSVIPWSSWSLSWFGQSSGQHLEKSVIPGTALCPPQRKRGCGAARWGPRSWMCGCWGQFEHYERACRRCRRGCRAWRAYPGPLSRGRSPGPVLGHGPLGSQGPRCSSSSCGPSSSSGSSECFGPKRGDCQWRGLCSQLRLSCCALSLPRV; this is translated from the exons ATGGGCACCGAGAAAGAAAGCCCAGAGCCCGACTGCCAGAAacagttccaggctgcagtgagcgtcATCCAGAACCTGCCCAAGAACG GTTCTTACCGCCCCTCCTATGAAGAGATGCTGCGATTCTACAGTTACTACAAGCAGGCCACCATGGGGCCCTGCCTGGTCCCCCGGCCCGGGTTCTGGGACCCCATTGGACGATATAAGTG GGACGCCTGGAACAGTCTGGGCAAGATGAGTAGGGAAGAGGCCATGTCTGCCTACATCACTGAAATGAAACTGGTGGCACAGAAG GTGATCGACACAGTGCCCCTGGGTGAGGTGGCAGAGGACATGTTTGCTTACTTCGAGCCCCTGTACCAGGTGATCCCTGACATGCCGAGGCCCCCAGAGACCTTCCTGAGAAGGGTCACAG GTTGGAAAGAGCAGGTTGTGAATGGAGATGTTGGGGCTGTTTCagagcctccctgcctccctaagGAACCGGCACCCCCAAGCCCAG CTTCCCTCTGGGCAGTAGTAACTCTACCAACCCCTCCACAGAGTCCCATTCACCCAGGGACCTGGACTCCGAGGTTTTCTGTGATTCCCTGGAGCAGCTGGAGCCTGAGCTG GTTTGGACAGAGCAGCGGGCAGCATCTGGAGAAAAGCGTGATCCCAGGAACAGCCCTGTGCCCCCCACAGAGAAAG AGGGGTTGCGGGGCAGCCCGCTGGGGCCCCAGGAGTTGGATGTGTGGCTGCTGGGGACAGTTCGAGCACTACGAGAGAGCATGCAGGAGGTGCAGGCGAGGGTGCAGAGCCTGGAGAGCATACCCCGGCCCCCTGAGCAG AGGCCGCAGCCCAGGCCCAGTGCTCGGCCATGGCCCCTTGGGCTCCCAGGGCCCGCGctgctcttcttcctcctgtGGCCCTTCGTCGTCCAGTGGCTCTTCCGAATGTTTCGGACCCAAAAGAGGTGACTGTCAGTGGAGGGGTCTCTGCAGCCAACTGAGACTATCTTGCTGTGCCCTGAGCCTTCCTAGGGTTTAG
- the ACBD4 gene encoding acyl-CoA-binding domain-containing protein 4 encodes MGTEKESPEPDCQKQFQAAVSVIQNLPKNGSYRPSYEEMLRFYSYYKQATMGPCLVPRPGFWDPIGRYKWDAWNSLGKMSREEAMSAYITEMKLVAQKVIDTVPLGEVAEDMFAYFEPLYQVIPDMPRPPETFLRRVTGWKEQVVNGDVGAVSEPPCLPKEPAPPSPESHSPRDLDSEVFCDSLEQLEPELVWTEQRAASGEKRDPRNSPVPPTEKEAAAQAQCSAMAPWAPRARAALLPPVALRRPVALPNVSDPKEVTVSGGVSAAN; translated from the exons ATGGGCACCGAGAAAGAAAGCCCAGAGCCCGACTGCCAGAAacagttccaggctgcagtgagcgtcATCCAGAACCTGCCCAAGAACG GTTCTTACCGCCCCTCCTATGAAGAGATGCTGCGATTCTACAGTTACTACAAGCAGGCCACCATGGGGCCCTGCCTGGTCCCCCGGCCCGGGTTCTGGGACCCCATTGGACGATATAAGTG GGACGCCTGGAACAGTCTGGGCAAGATGAGTAGGGAAGAGGCCATGTCTGCCTACATCACTGAAATGAAACTGGTGGCACAGAAG GTGATCGACACAGTGCCCCTGGGTGAGGTGGCAGAGGACATGTTTGCTTACTTCGAGCCCCTGTACCAGGTGATCCCTGACATGCCGAGGCCCCCAGAGACCTTCCTGAGAAGGGTCACAG GTTGGAAAGAGCAGGTTGTGAATGGAGATGTTGGGGCTGTTTCagagcctccctgcctccctaagGAACCGGCACCCCCAAGCCCAG AGTCCCATTCACCCAGGGACCTGGACTCCGAGGTTTTCTGTGATTCCCTGGAGCAGCTGGAGCCTGAGCTG GTTTGGACAGAGCAGCGGGCAGCATCTGGAGAAAAGCGTGATCCCAGGAACAGCCCTGTGCCCCCCACAGAGAAAG AGGCCGCAGCCCAGGCCCAGTGCTCGGCCATGGCCCCTTGGGCTCCCAGGGCCCGCGctgctcttcttcctcctgtGGCCCTTCGTCGTCCAGTGGCTCTTCCGAATGTTTCGGACCCAAAAGAGGTGACTGTCAGTGGAGGGGTCTCTGCAGCCAACTGA
- the ACBD4 gene encoding acyl-CoA-binding domain-containing protein 4 isoform X6 — protein sequence MGTEKESPEPDCQKQFQAAVSVIQNLPKNGSYRPSYEEMLRFYSYYKQATMGPCLVPRPGFWDPIGRYKWDAWNSLGKMSREEAMSAYITEMKLVAQKVIDTVPLGEVAEDMFAYFEPLYQVIPDMPRPPETFLRRVTGWKEQVVNGDVGAVSEPPCLPKEPAPPSPASLWAVVTLPTPPQSPIHPGTWTPRFSVIPWSSWSLSWFGQSSGQHLEKSVIPGTALCPPQRKRPQPRPSARPWPLGLPGPALLFFLLWPFVVQWLFRMFRTQKR from the exons ATGGGCACCGAGAAAGAAAGCCCAGAGCCCGACTGCCAGAAacagttccaggctgcagtgagcgtcATCCAGAACCTGCCCAAGAACG GTTCTTACCGCCCCTCCTATGAAGAGATGCTGCGATTCTACAGTTACTACAAGCAGGCCACCATGGGGCCCTGCCTGGTCCCCCGGCCCGGGTTCTGGGACCCCATTGGACGATATAAGTG GGACGCCTGGAACAGTCTGGGCAAGATGAGTAGGGAAGAGGCCATGTCTGCCTACATCACTGAAATGAAACTGGTGGCACAGAAG GTGATCGACACAGTGCCCCTGGGTGAGGTGGCAGAGGACATGTTTGCTTACTTCGAGCCCCTGTACCAGGTGATCCCTGACATGCCGAGGCCCCCAGAGACCTTCCTGAGAAGGGTCACAG GTTGGAAAGAGCAGGTTGTGAATGGAGATGTTGGGGCTGTTTCagagcctccctgcctccctaagGAACCGGCACCCCCAAGCCCAG CTTCCCTCTGGGCAGTAGTAACTCTACCAACCCCTCCACAGAGTCCCATTCACCCAGGGACCTGGACTCCGAGGTTTTCTGTGATTCCCTGGAGCAGCTGGAGCCTGAGCTG GTTTGGACAGAGCAGCGGGCAGCATCTGGAGAAAAGCGTGATCCCAGGAACAGCCCTGTGCCCCCCACAGAGAAAG AGGCCGCAGCCCAGGCCCAGTGCTCGGCCATGGCCCCTTGGGCTCCCAGGGCCCGCGctgctcttcttcctcctgtGGCCCTTCGTCGTCCAGTGGCTCTTCCGAATGTTTCGGACCCAAAAGAGGTGA
- the HEXIM1 gene encoding protein HEXIM1, translating into MAEPFLSEYQHQPQTSNCTGAAAVQEELNPERPPGAEERVPEEDSRWQSRAFPQLGGRPGPEGEGSLESQPPLLQTQACPESSCLREGEKGQNGDDSSAGGDFPPPAEMEPTPEAELLAQPCHDSEASKLGAPAAGGEEEWGQQQRQLGKKKHRRRPSKKKRHWKPYYKLTWEEKKKFDEKQSLRASRIRAEMFAKGQPVAPYNTTQFLMDDHDQEEPDLKTGLYSKRAAAKSDDTSDDDFMEEGGEEDGGSDGMGGDGSEFLQRDFSETYERYHTESLQNMSKQELIKEYLELEKCLSRMEDENNRLRLESKRLGGDDARVRELELELDRLRAENLQLLTENELHRQQERAPLSKFGD; encoded by the coding sequence ATGGCCGAGCCATTCTTGTCAGAATATCAACACCAGCCTCAAACTAGCAACTGTACAGGTGCTGCTGCTGTCCAGGAAGAGCTGAACCCTGAGCGCCCCCCAGGCGCGGAGGAGCGGGTGCCCGAGGAGGACAGTAGGTGGCAATCGAGAGCGTTCCCCCAGTTGGGTGGCCGTCCGGGGCCGGAGGGGGAAGGGAGCCTGGAGTCCCAACCACCTCTCTTGCAGACCCAGGCCTGTCCAGAATCTAGCTGCCTGAGAGAGGGCGAGAAGGGCCAGAATGGGGACGACTCGTCCGCTGGCGGCGACTTCCCGCCGCCGGCAGAAATGGAACCGACGCCCGAGGCCGAGCTGCTCGCCCAGCCTTGTCATGACTCCGAGGCCAGTAAGTTGGGGGCTCCTGCCGCAGGGGGCGAAGAGGAGTGGGGACAGCAGCAGAGACAGCTGGGGAAGAAAAAGCATAGGAGACGCCCGTCCAAGAAGAAGCGGCATTGGAAACCGTACTACAAGCTGACctgggaggagaagaaaaagttcGACGAGAAACAGAGCCTTCGAGCTTCAAGGATCCGAGCCGAGATGTTCGCCAAGGGCCAGCCGGTCGCGCCCTATAACACCACGCAGTTCCTCATGGATGATCACGACCAGGAGGAACCGGATCTCAAAACCGGCCTGTACTCCAAGCGGGCCGCCGCCAAATCCGACGACACCAGCGATGACGACTTCATGGAAGAAGGGGGTGAGGAGGATGGGGGCAGCGATGGCATGGGAGGGGACGGCAGCGAGTTTCTGCAGCGGGACTTCTCGGAGACGTACGAGCGTTACCACACGGAGAGCCTGCAGAACATGAGCAAGCAGGAGCTCATCAAGGAGTACCTGGAACTGGAGAAGTGCCTCTCGCGCATGGAGGACGAGAACAACCGGCTGCGGCTGGAGAGCAAGCGGCTGGGTGGTGACGACGCGCGTGTGcgggagctggagctggagctggaccGGCTGCGCGCCGAGAACCTCCAGCTGCTGACCGAGAACGAACTGCACCGGCAGCAGGAGCGAGCGCCGCTTTCCAAATTTGGAGACTAG